In one Hydrogenobacter hydrogenophilus genomic region, the following are encoded:
- a CDS encoding cbb3-type cytochrome c oxidase subunit I has product MDKKWFLLSIVSLGLGGFLAFVVAMARTPGVYKYFPPGYFYYALIGHVDLAIVIFLLSFTILIWSRTYKKDLKLAFYLSSLGFVGVALSAFLGKGIAVSNNYLPTIVHPLFLSGIALYFLGFTLYALYVSKEALLTLFSKDPTKNSVATSVVLGLLMMFAVIPSYLRAGDPSDTYIFYERLFWAPGHIHQFLNGAVLLYAWYYLLRLLGKEKELGFLRFVNLSFLFFSFLMLLVPVFYSDPISRDAKIFTEISYAIGLGIPMFFHAFNVVKDMKLDWKNPFSSALLLSLCLYFLGVLIAYAGIKADLRVPAHYHGTVTSLTLALMAISYRLVQEYGYTKKLNALTKFQPYLYGLGMIMFILGLYFAGREGAPRKTYGTGYTQDPTVLFSLMVMGLGTMMAVIGGVLFVLYILKQVVSYHEDKG; this is encoded by the coding sequence ATGGATAAAAAGTGGTTTCTTCTTTCAATAGTTTCCTTAGGTCTGGGTGGTTTTCTTGCCTTTGTAGTAGCCATGGCAAGGACCCCGGGTGTGTATAAGTATTTTCCGCCTGGATATTTCTATTACGCTCTCATAGGACATGTGGACCTTGCTATAGTAATATTCCTTTTGTCTTTCACCATACTCATCTGGAGCAGGACATACAAAAAGGATCTCAAATTAGCTTTTTACCTGTCTTCTTTGGGTTTTGTAGGTGTGGCTTTATCTGCCTTTCTTGGAAAAGGCATTGCGGTATCCAACAACTACTTACCTACTATAGTGCATCCCCTTTTTCTGAGTGGGATAGCTCTTTACTTTTTGGGTTTTACCCTTTACGCTCTTTATGTTTCAAAAGAGGCTTTGCTTACTTTGTTTTCCAAAGATCCCACTAAAAACTCTGTGGCTACGAGCGTTGTACTTGGTCTTCTCATGATGTTTGCAGTGATACCCTCTTACCTGCGGGCTGGTGATCCTTCTGATACTTACATATTTTACGAAAGACTCTTTTGGGCACCTGGACACATACACCAGTTTCTAAACGGTGCTGTACTTCTTTATGCTTGGTATTACCTCCTTCGTCTGCTGGGAAAAGAAAAAGAATTGGGTTTTTTGAGATTCGTAAACCTCTCCTTTTTGTTCTTTTCCTTCCTTATGCTCTTGGTACCAGTCTTTTACTCAGACCCCATATCAAGAGATGCCAAGATATTTACAGAGATCAGTTATGCCATAGGTCTTGGTATTCCTATGTTCTTTCACGCTTTTAACGTAGTAAAAGACATGAAGTTAGACTGGAAAAACCCCTTTTCTTCAGCTCTTTTACTTTCCCTTTGTCTTTACTTCCTTGGGGTGCTCATAGCCTACGCAGGTATAAAGGCTGACCTGAGAGTCCCGGCTCACTATCATGGAACTGTAACGAGCCTCACTTTGGCTTTAATGGCTATATCTTACAGACTTGTGCAGGAGTATGGTTACACTAAAAAGCTAAATGCTTTGACAAAGTTTCAGCCTTATCTTTACGGTTTAGGCATGATAATGTTTATACTGGGCCTTTACTTTGCAGGGAGGGAAGGAGCACCCAGAAAGACTTACGGTACAGGCTACACTCAGGACCCTACTGTGCTGTTTTCCTTGATGGTAATGGGTTTGGGAACTATGATGGCAGTCATAGGTGGTGTGCTGTTTGTCCTTTACATTTTAAAGCAAGTAGTGTCGTACCATGAAGATAAAGGATGA